DNA sequence from the Deinococcus budaensis genome:
CTGACCGACCTGCTGTGGGTGGCGCTCGCCGGGCTGGGCATCGTCTTGATCGCGCCGCACGGTGGGGGAGAGGGGAGCCTCGATCTGCCCGGCGCCGGGCTGGCGCTGACCGCCGGGGCCTTCTGGGCGCTGTACATCCTGGCGGGAGGCGCGGTGGGGCGGCGGGTGCCGGGCGTGACCGGCGTGGTCGCGGGCATGCTGGTCGCGGCGGCGGTGACCCTCCCTTTCGGCATCGCCCAGGCCGGACCAGGTCTGCTGGCCCCCGCCGCTCTGCTCGCGGGGCTGGCGGTCGCGGTGTTGTCAAGCGCCCTGCCCTACACCCTGGAAATGGCGGCCTTGCGCGCCCTGCCCGCCCGGGTGTTCGGCGTGCTGATGAGCCTGGAACCTGCCATCGCGGCGCTGAGCGGCCTGTTGCTGCTGGGCGAGCGCCTCAGCCTGGGGCAGTGGCTGGCCCTGCTGTGCGTGATCGCCGCGAGCGTGGGCATCAGCGTGGCCGGTCAGCGCCCGGTGGTGGAGGCGGAACCGGCCAACTGACCGGCTGTGCCGACGACCCCGCGCGGCGTTCTGCCCGTCCCGGCGCCCGGCCGGACGCGGCCCTTCTGTCCGGGGGCCGCCTACCCTCGCCGCGACGGCTCCGGCGCCGGTTCGTCCAGCAGGAGGTCCGGGGTCTGGAACCGCTCGCGCAGAAAGCGGCCCTGGGTCAGCACCCGGTCGGCCGCCGCGTGGTCGAGGCGCAGGGCGTCTTCCAGCCCCTCCCCGATCAACCCGAGTTGCTCGCTCAGCAGCGTCTCGGGGTCCAGGCCCTGGGCGGCGAGCCGCCGCCGCGCGCCGTCATGAAGGTCGAGGTAGGCGCGCAGGGTGGCGGGCAGGTACTCCGCCTGCGTCTGGCGCACCAGGTAGGCGCTGCGCGGGTCGAGGTCGGCGGGGGCGTCCGCGAGCTGGCACAGCAGCCGCAGCGCCTGCGTCCGCTGGGGTTCAGGCAGCCGCAGGGCCAAGGCGGGCGCGGCGTGGGGATCGGCGGGGGCGGCCGCCGGGGGCAGGGCCAGGCGCTGGGCCTCGGCCAGACGCGTCTTCTCGCGCAGCAATTCGATCTTCTGCCTGCCGGAGACGTAGGTCATCAGCGCCACGCCGCCGAAGATGCTGCCGAACATCGCCAGGGTCGTGAGTGCCTCTTCCATACGTCCCTCCTGCCCGCGCCTTGACCCAGTGCCTCGATTCAGGGCCGCGACTCAGGGCCATTTGAGCACGGCGGCCTATGGCAAGGGGCGCCGGAAGCGACATAGCTCCGGCCCCCTCCCCAGTCGCGGCGGCTCAGCCCTGCGCGTGCTCCGGCATGCTCGCCGTGACCGCCGGGTCCACGCCGTCCTCGAAGCGCTTGAAATTCTCGCGGAACATCCCGGCCAGCTTGCGCGCCGTGCGGTCGTAGGCCTCCTGGTCGCTCCAGGCGTCGCGCGGGTTGAGGACCTCGCTGGGGACGCCGGGCACCTCGGTCGGAATTTCCAGGTCGAAAAACGGTTCGCGCTCGAACCGCACGCCGTCGAGCTGTCCGGAAAGCGCCGCATTGATCAGGGCGCGGGTGTGCGCGATGCTCATGCGCTGGCCCTGGCCGTACTGCCCGCCGCTCCAGCCGGTGTTCACCAGCCAGACGGTCGCGCCGCTCTTCTCGACCTTCTCGGCCAGCAGCCGGGCGTACTCGCCGGGGTGCCGGGGCATGAAGGGCGCCCCGAAGCAGGTCGAAAAGGTGGGCTGCGGCTCGGTGACCCCCTGCTCGGTGCCGGGAATCTTGGCGGTAAAGCCGCTGATGAACTGGTACATGGTCTGCTCGGGCGTCAGGCGGCTCAGGGGGGGCAGCACCCCGAAAGCGTCGGCGGTCAGGAACACCACGTTGCTGGGGTGCCCCGCCATGCCCTCTTCCACGATGTTGCCGATCTGGGTGATCGGATAGGCGCTGCGGGTGTTCTCGGTCAGCGAGCCGTCGTCCAGGTCGGGCGTGCCGTCAGGACGCAGCACCACGTTTTCCAGCACGGTGCCGTAGCTGCGGGTGGTGCGGTAGATCGCGGGTTCGGCCTCGGGGTTGAGCTTGATCACCTTGGCGTAGCAGCCGCCCTCGAAGTTGAAAATGCCCCGGTCGGTCCAGCCGTGCTCGTCGTCGCCGATCAACTTGCGGCCGGGGTCGGCGCTGAGGGTGGTCTTGCCGGTCCCGCTGAGGCCGAAAAACAGCGCCACGTCGCCGTCCAGCCCGACGTTCGCCGAGCAGTGCATCGGCATCACGCCCCGTTCGGGCAGCAGGAAGTTCAGCACCCCGAAGATGCCCTTCTTGTTCTCGCCCGCGTACTGGGTGCCCCCCACGATGATCATCCGGCGGGTGAAGTTCACGATGATAAAGGTCTCGCTGCGCACGCCGTCGCGGGCAGGATCCGCCTTGAAGGAGGGAATGTTCAGCACCGTCCACTCGGGCTGAAACCCGGCGCGTTCCTCCTCGGTCGGGCGCACGAACATGTTGCGGATAAAGAGCGAGTGGTAGGCCATCTCGGTCACCATCCGCACCGACAGGCGGTATTCGGGATCGGTCCCGGCGAACACGTCCTGCACGAACAGTTCCTTGCCCTGGGCGTAGGCGGTCATCTTTTCCAGCAGCCGGTCGAACACGTCCCCGGAAATCGGCGTGTTGAAGCCGCCCCACCACACCCGCTCGCGCGTCAGGTCGTCTTCGACGATAAAGCGGTCCTTGGGGCTGCGGCCCGTCTTGTCGGTGCGGACCGTCAGCGGCCCTCCCGCCGCGCGCACGCCCTCACCCAGCCGCAGGGCGGCAGCGTACAGCTCGTCCACACCGGGATTGTGGTGGATGGTGGCGTCGTAGATACCGAGGTCGTGCAGCAGAGCAGCTTGGGTCAGACTCATGGGGAATTCCTCCGGAAGCGTGGGGCGTGCGCGAGGGTGAAAAGCAGAGAACAGCCGCATCCTGCCCCATGAAGCGCTTCCACGCCAACAGCATCCGCTGTTACAGACGGGGAAACAAGGCGCGGCGCCGCTGACGGGCCAGGCGGCGTGCGGCAGCGCCGCCTTTGTCCCGCTTCTGTGGACTGGGTTCAGGCTTCCCCCGCCGCCGATGACGCGCCGGGCACCCCAGCGCTGGGGTGCCCGGCGGTCTCGGGGGAGCGGCTCTCAGCGGGTCAGGCCGCCGCCCGTGCCGAGCTGGAGGGGCCGACCGGACGGGTCCACCAGCCTCACGTCGCGGAAGTTGCCCGGCACCCGCACCAGCGTCCAGGGGCTGGTCAGCGCCTGGGTGGTGATCGCCCCCGCCCCCGGTGCGCGCACCTCCACCGTCAGCGTCAGCGTCTCGCCCTGTCCGCTCGCCCCGGTCACGCGCACGCTGTAACCCCCGGTCGGGCGCTGGCCCAGGAAAACGCCGACCACCGTCTCGCCGGCGCGCAGGGTGGGGACGGGAGGGGCGCCGGTCTGGTTGCCGTAGGCGACCCGGTACAGGGTGCCCAGGGCGCCCGGGGTGGCGGCCAACTGGACGGCAGGGGCGGTCTGGGCGGCGTTGGTGCCGCTGGCGAGTTCGGTCACGGGCACGCGGCCTCCAGCAGTGGGGGGGGCGGGGGTCACCGGAGCAGGCGCTGGGCCGGCGGCCACCGTCGGCACGCCGGGCAGCAGGTACAGCGCCGTGCGGCGGTACTCGGCCGGGGCGGGTTCGGCGGTCAGCCGGGCATCGGGCACGGTCGCCTCGTTCAGCACGGCCACCGCCAGCGTCCCCTGGTTGAGCAGCGCGCCGCCCAGGGCGTCCGCCTCGGCGTCGGTGAGGTTGCCCGCGCCGCGCAGGCCGCTCACGGGGGTGCCGGTCAGCCCTGCGCCCTGCACCCCGTTCACGCGGGTCCAGCCCCGGCCGTCGGTGTAGTAGACCGCGCCGCGCGCCTCGTTGAAGGTGACGTTGAAGCGCCCCAGGGTGTCGCGCGTCACCGCGAGCTTGGGCGTCAGGGCGGTGGTCGGCTGCCGGTAGGTCGCCTGACCGTTCACGCTGAGGGTGCCGGCCAGGGCCAGGGGGTCACGCACCTGCGGCCGCAGCTCGACCGCCGCGCCGCCCAGCTTCAGGCTGCCCTGCGCGCCGCTGCCCAGCGAGCCATAGACCCAGACGATGCGCTCCTGGGCGGCGCCGTACAGCAGCGCCTC
Encoded proteins:
- the pckA gene encoding phosphoenolpyruvate carboxykinase (ATP) — its product is MSLTQAALLHDLGIYDATIHHNPGVDELYAAALRLGEGVRAAGGPLTVRTDKTGRSPKDRFIVEDDLTRERVWWGGFNTPISGDVFDRLLEKMTAYAQGKELFVQDVFAGTDPEYRLSVRMVTEMAYHSLFIRNMFVRPTEEERAGFQPEWTVLNIPSFKADPARDGVRSETFIIVNFTRRMIIVGGTQYAGENKKGIFGVLNFLLPERGVMPMHCSANVGLDGDVALFFGLSGTGKTTLSADPGRKLIGDDEHGWTDRGIFNFEGGCYAKVIKLNPEAEPAIYRTTRSYGTVLENVVLRPDGTPDLDDGSLTENTRSAYPITQIGNIVEEGMAGHPSNVVFLTADAFGVLPPLSRLTPEQTMYQFISGFTAKIPGTEQGVTEPQPTFSTCFGAPFMPRHPGEYARLLAEKVEKSGATVWLVNTGWSGGQYGQGQRMSIAHTRALINAALSGQLDGVRFEREPFFDLEIPTEVPGVPSEVLNPRDAWSDQEAYDRTARKLAGMFRENFKRFEDGVDPAVTASMPEHAQG
- a CDS encoding protease complex subunit PrcB family protein, with amino-acid sequence MNKTLAAALALGAGLLAGCTVNGPGTLRLHEALLYGAAQERIVWVYGSLGSGAQGSLKLGGAAVELRPQVRDPLALAGTLSVNGQATYRQPTTALTPKLAVTRDTLGRFNVTFNEARGAVYYTDGRGWTRVNGVQGAGLTGTPVSGLRGAGNLTDAEADALGGALLNQGTLAVAVLNEATVPDARLTAEPAPAEYRRTALYLLPGVPTVAAGPAPAPVTPAPPTAGGRVPVTELASGTNAAQTAPAVQLAATPGALGTLYRVAYGNQTGAPPVPTLRAGETVVGVFLGQRPTGGYSVRVTGASGQGETLTLTVEVRAPGAGAITTQALTSPWTLVRVPGNFRDVRLVDPSGRPLQLGTGGGLTR
- a CDS encoding EamA family transporter, giving the protein MPPVRRALPTPALPPVPALLLSMLSIQGGAAFAKTLFPALGAAGTTALRVTLAAALLSLIFRPRLRELSPGAWRAVVPYGVALGLMNLTFYLSLTRLPLGLAVTLEFVGPLVLALVLSRRLTDLLWVALAGLGIVLIAPHGGGEGSLDLPGAGLALTAGAFWALYILAGGAVGRRVPGVTGVVAGMLVAAAVTLPFGIAQAGPGLLAPAALLAGLAVAVLSSALPYTLEMAALRALPARVFGVLMSLEPAIAALSGLLLLGERLSLGQWLALLCVIAASVGISVAGQRPVVEAEPAN